In Tenacibaculum pacificus, a single window of DNA contains:
- the amaB gene encoding L-piperidine-6-carboxylate dehydrogenase: MTDFGIKEALAQLGVKDINDGTSTGSVNFSNGEIIESYSPVDGKLIGKVKATTREDYDKVMETATKAYKSFRNMPAPQRGEIVRQFGNKLRDLKEPLGKLVSYEMGKSLQEGYGEVQEMIDICDFAVGLSRQLNGQTIPSERPGHVMREQWHPIGVVGIISAFNFPVAVWAWNTALAWICGDVCVWKGSEKAPLCSIACQNIIADVLKENNLPEGISSIINGDYKVGEMMTTDTRIPLVSATGSTRMGRIVGATVAQRFGKSLLELGGNNAIIITPTADLKVVVPGAVFGAVGTCGQRCTSTRRLIIHESVYDKVRDAIVGAYGQLTIGNPLDETNHIGPLIDKDSVNTYLAAIEKAKAEGGNVLVEGGVLEGEGYESGCYVKPAIIEAENHFEIVQRETFAPILYLMKYSGEVENAIEKQNGVAQGLSSAIMTNELKEAEKFLSYAGSDCGIANVNIGTSGAEIGGAFGGEKETGGGRESGSDAWKVYMRRQTNTINYSDELPLAQGIKFDL; the protein is encoded by the coding sequence ATGACAGATTTCGGAATCAAAGAAGCTTTGGCTCAATTAGGAGTAAAAGATATTAATGATGGAACTTCTACAGGTTCTGTAAATTTCTCTAATGGAGAAATTATTGAAAGTTATTCACCTGTTGATGGTAAATTAATAGGAAAAGTAAAAGCTACTACAAGAGAAGATTACGACAAAGTAATGGAAACGGCTACAAAAGCATACAAGTCTTTTAGAAATATGCCAGCTCCACAAAGAGGAGAAATTGTTCGTCAGTTTGGTAATAAATTAAGAGATTTAAAAGAGCCATTAGGTAAGTTAGTTTCTTACGAAATGGGGAAATCTTTACAAGAAGGTTACGGAGAGGTTCAAGAAATGATTGATATCTGTGATTTTGCTGTTGGATTATCACGTCAGTTAAATGGACAAACAATTCCATCTGAGCGTCCAGGACACGTAATGAGAGAGCAATGGCATCCAATTGGTGTAGTTGGTATTATATCTGCATTTAATTTTCCAGTGGCTGTTTGGGCTTGGAATACTGCTTTAGCTTGGATTTGTGGTGATGTTTGTGTTTGGAAAGGTTCTGAAAAAGCACCTTTATGTTCTATTGCTTGTCAAAATATTATTGCTGATGTATTAAAAGAAAATAACTTACCTGAAGGAATTTCTTCTATCATCAATGGAGATTATAAAGTTGGTGAAATGATGACTACCGATACTCGTATTCCTTTAGTTTCTGCTACAGGGTCTACAAGAATGGGACGTATTGTTGGTGCAACTGTTGCACAACGTTTCGGAAAATCATTATTAGAATTAGGAGGAAATAACGCAATTATTATCACCCCAACTGCCGATTTAAAAGTAGTTGTTCCTGGTGCTGTATTTGGTGCTGTTGGTACTTGTGGACAACGTTGTACATCTACTCGTAGATTAATTATTCATGAATCAGTATATGACAAAGTAAGAGATGCTATTGTTGGTGCTTATGGGCAGTTAACAATTGGAAATCCTTTAGATGAAACAAATCATATTGGACCATTAATTGACAAAGATTCGGTAAACACTTATTTAGCTGCTATTGAAAAAGCAAAAGCTGAAGGTGGAAACGTATTAGTTGAAGGTGGTGTTTTAGAAGGTGAAGGTTACGAAAGCGGATGTTACGTAAAACCAGCAATTATTGAAGCTGAAAATCATTTTGAAATAGTTCAACGTGAAACTTTTGCTCCTATTTTATATTTAATGAAATATTCTGGAGAAGTTGAAAATGCTATTGAAAAACAAAATGGTGTTGCTCAAGGATTATCATCAGCAATAATGACTAATGAATTGAAAGAGGCTGAAAAGTTTTTATCATACGCTGGTTCTGATTGTGGTATTGCAAATGTAAACATCGGAACTTCTGGTGCTGAAATTGGTGGTGCTTTTGGTGGTGAAAAAGAAACTGGTGGTGGACGTGAGTCTGGTTCTGATGCTTGGAAAGTATATATGAGACGTCAAACAAATACGATAAATTATTCTGATGAATTACCTTTAGCGCAAGGAATTAAATTTGATTTATAA
- a CDS encoding LuxE/PaaK family acyltransferase, producing MKEHIFKISSEKEFSKVALQVFKHQFKNNRVYRSFCDLLHIHYSDITKIEEIPFLPIQFFKTKQILSSTDIIQETFSSSGTTGSITSKHHVTDLSWYETSYLKGFDYFYGDIKEYAVLALLPNYLERKGSSLVYMVDDLIKKSNHTESGFYLNNLDELAKKLIELDKKGQKVLLIGVSFALLDLIEKHQFNLKHTIVMETGGMKGRRKELIRAELHQVLSTGFGVSQIHSEYGMTELLSQAYSKGNGIFNCPPWMRILIRDTEDALTILSKEKNGGVNIIDLANYNSCSFIATQDLGKVHADNSVEIIGRFDNSDIRGCNLMVL from the coding sequence ATGAAAGAACACATTTTTAAAATATCATCGGAAAAAGAGTTTAGCAAAGTTGCTTTACAAGTATTTAAACATCAATTTAAAAATAATAGAGTGTATCGGTCTTTTTGTGACTTACTACACATACATTATTCAGATATTACTAAAATTGAAGAAATCCCTTTTTTACCTATTCAATTTTTTAAAACAAAACAGATTCTTTCATCAACAGATATAATTCAAGAAACATTTTCAAGTTCTGGAACAACAGGAAGTATTACTAGTAAACATCATGTTACTGACTTATCATGGTATGAAACGAGTTATTTAAAAGGATTTGATTATTTCTATGGAGATATAAAAGAATATGCCGTTTTAGCTTTATTACCTAATTATTTAGAACGAAAAGGCTCATCATTAGTATATATGGTAGATGATTTAATTAAAAAATCGAACCATACAGAAAGTGGATTTTATCTAAATAATTTAGATGAATTAGCAAAAAAACTCATCGAATTAGACAAAAAAGGACAAAAAGTACTGCTTATTGGTGTTTCATTTGCATTGTTAGATTTAATTGAAAAGCATCAATTTAACCTAAAACACACTATTGTTATGGAAACTGGTGGTATGAAAGGACGTAGAAAAGAACTAATTAGAGCAGAATTACATCAAGTTTTAAGTACTGGTTTTGGTGTTTCACAAATTCATTCAGAATATGGTATGACAGAATTATTAAGCCAAGCATATTCTAAAGGAAATGGTATTTTTAATTGCCCACCTTGGATGCGTATTTTAATTAGAGATACCGAAGATGCTTTAACTATTTTATCTAAAGAAAAAAATGGAGGGGTTAATATTATTGATTTAGCAAACTATAATTCTTGTTCGTTTATAGCAACTCAAGATTTAGGAAAAGTACACGCAGATAATAGTGTTGAAATTATAGGTCGCTTTGATAATTCAGACATTCGTGGTTGTAATTTAATGGTATTATAA